In a single window of the Niabella ginsenosidivorans genome:
- the rfaE1 gene encoding D-glycero-beta-D-manno-heptose-7-phosphate kinase codes for MLKLQVVMGIKEVLKTVIRSKKRPALLVVGDLMVDHYIWGAAKRLSPEAPVPVLSAKNETVTPGGAGNVAQNLLQLNARVAIGGLVGNDDAGRALVKQLDDELINTAGILVDPGRPTTIKSRMMAGNHQLLRVDKEVTENMNSALEQQLLAGLEKELEAADMVLLSDYNKGVLSPSFTQKLIRLCTKKRKKVIVDPKGLYYEKYSGAYLIKPNKRELAEAAVVEGIANDKELDAIAKKMLAKIKCNYLVVTKSEEGLDLISKKEYHNFPVKANEVFDVTGAGDTVFASLGYFLAIGLDIKTACELANYAAAVAVSKVGSVAVTIDEIAAIAAQNKK; via the coding sequence TTGCTGAAATTACAAGTAGTTATGGGAATAAAGGAGGTATTGAAAACCGTCATACGATCAAAAAAGCGGCCGGCCCTTTTAGTAGTGGGCGATCTGATGGTGGATCATTATATATGGGGCGCAGCAAAAAGGCTGTCGCCGGAAGCACCCGTGCCCGTGTTAAGCGCAAAGAATGAAACGGTTACCCCGGGTGGAGCAGGCAACGTTGCACAAAACCTGCTGCAACTGAATGCCCGGGTTGCCATAGGCGGTTTGGTGGGCAATGATGATGCGGGAAGGGCATTGGTGAAACAACTGGATGATGAACTGATCAATACGGCCGGTATCCTGGTAGATCCTGGCCGCCCTACCACCATTAAATCGCGGATGATGGCAGGCAATCACCAACTGCTGCGGGTGGATAAGGAGGTAACGGAGAATATGAACAGCGCCCTGGAGCAACAACTGCTGGCGGGACTTGAAAAAGAACTGGAGGCGGCGGATATGGTGCTGCTTTCTGACTATAATAAGGGCGTATTATCGCCTTCCTTTACTCAAAAGCTGATCAGGCTGTGCACCAAGAAAAGGAAAAAAGTAATAGTAGATCCCAAAGGATTGTATTATGAAAAATATTCCGGGGCATATCTTATAAAGCCTAATAAAAGGGAACTGGCAGAAGCCGCTGTTGTAGAGGGGATCGCCAATGATAAGGAGCTGGACGCTATTGCAAAAAAAATGCTTGCAAAAATAAAGTGCAACTACCTGGTGGTAACCAAATCAGAAGAAGGCCTGGATCTGATCTCAAAAAAAGAGTACCATAATTTTCCGGTAAAAGCCAATGAAGTCTTTGATGTTACAGGTGCAGGCGACACGGTTTTTGCTTCGCTGGGATATTTCCTGGCTATCGGCCTGGATATTAAAACGGCCTGTGAGCTGGCCAATTATGCCGCTGCAGTGGCAGTAAGCAAAGTGGGCAGCGTAGCTGTAACCATTGATGAAATAGCGGCAATTGCCGCCCAAAATAAAAAATAG